One region of Aeromicrobium sp. Sec7.5 genomic DNA includes:
- a CDS encoding cytochrome P450 has protein sequence MQILDEAASLTRWGLTHALPRVGIQAGARRGDLQARLIMSTAGDGGAPEDAELPLELFEEVRSRGPLHKGAFSYVTATHATVKEVLGSPGVHAGVDFGAGGLLGPVQRWADRSTPIGPLTPPSLLAVEPPEHTRYRKLVTRVFSVKAVRGLQERTQDIADQLLDDLAADAGDTVDLVDRYCALLPVTVIAEILGVPHEDRLKVLEFGEGAAPSLDIGLPLGRFRAVERSLRSFERWLDDHIAAVRRNPGDDLLSQLVLAQDDDGVQLDEVELKATAGLVLAAGFETTVNLLGNGIALLQRHPEQLAALREQPDLWSRAVDEVLRYDPPVLLTGRTVVADTVLGGRDVPQGSVVTTLLAAANRDPEVFADPDRFDVTRENADQHVSFSSGRHYCLGAALARMEGEVGLRTIFERYPGLTLAPGARRRTTRILRGYATLPARLSR, from the coding sequence GTGCAGATCCTCGACGAGGCGGCGTCACTGACGCGCTGGGGCCTCACCCACGCGCTGCCCCGTGTCGGCATCCAGGCAGGAGCGCGTCGCGGTGATCTCCAGGCGCGCCTCATCATGTCGACCGCTGGTGACGGCGGTGCGCCGGAGGACGCCGAGCTGCCGCTCGAGCTGTTCGAGGAGGTCCGCTCGAGGGGCCCACTGCACAAGGGCGCGTTCTCCTACGTCACGGCCACGCACGCCACCGTGAAGGAGGTGCTCGGGAGTCCCGGCGTGCACGCCGGGGTCGACTTCGGCGCCGGCGGACTGCTGGGCCCCGTCCAGCGCTGGGCCGATCGCAGCACCCCCATCGGACCTTTGACACCGCCATCACTGCTCGCGGTCGAGCCGCCGGAGCACACCCGCTACCGCAAGCTCGTCACGCGGGTGTTCTCCGTCAAGGCGGTGCGAGGCCTGCAGGAGCGCACCCAGGACATCGCCGACCAGCTCCTCGACGACCTTGCAGCGGACGCGGGCGACACGGTCGACCTCGTGGATCGCTACTGCGCGCTGCTGCCGGTGACCGTCATCGCCGAGATCCTCGGCGTCCCGCACGAGGACCGGTTGAAGGTGCTCGAGTTCGGGGAGGGGGCCGCGCCGAGCCTGGACATCGGCCTCCCGCTGGGACGGTTCCGTGCGGTGGAACGGTCGCTGCGCTCGTTCGAGCGCTGGCTCGACGACCACATCGCCGCGGTGCGACGCAACCCGGGTGACGACCTCCTCAGTCAGCTCGTGCTGGCGCAGGACGACGACGGCGTGCAGCTGGACGAGGTCGAGCTGAAGGCGACCGCGGGCCTCGTGCTCGCGGCCGGCTTCGAGACCACGGTGAACCTCCTGGGCAACGGCATCGCCCTCCTGCAGCGACATCCCGAGCAGCTCGCCGCCCTGCGCGAGCAGCCGGACCTGTGGTCACGAGCGGTCGACGAGGTGCTGCGCTACGACCCGCCCGTCCTGCTCACCGGCCGCACGGTCGTCGCCGACACGGTCCTCGGCGGACGCGACGTGCCGCAGGGATCCGTGGTGACCACCCTGCTGGCCGCCGCCAACCGCGACCCCGAGGTGTTCGCGGATCCCGACCGCTTCGACGTGACGCGCGAGAACGCCGACCAGCACGTGTCGTTCTCCTCGGGCCGCCACTACTGCCTCGGCGCGGCACTGGCTCGCATGGAGGGCGAGGTCGGCCTGCGCACGATCTTCGAGCGTTACCCGGGCCTCACGCTCGCACCAGGGGCGCGGCGACGGACGACCCGCATCCTGCGCGGTTACGCCACGTTGCCCGCTCGCCTGTCACGCTGA
- a CDS encoding HNH endonuclease family protein — MNLDSSRRRPVQLATLIVTTLLVVLLQPVAPAHAATTTARDLLNAVPTATEVRTGYDRDLFNHWIDANGNGCNTRAEVLIAESQVAVTRTGTCTVTTGRWYSPYDQATWTAASDVDIDHMVPLAEAWDSGARSWTSSRRTSFANDLGLADSLIAVTDSVNQSKGDQDPAQWMPSNTSYACAYVTAWIRVKYRWNLSVDTSERAALTSRLNSGGCGDRTIETPPRA, encoded by the coding sequence ATGAACCTCGACAGCAGCCGCCGGCGGCCGGTCCAGCTCGCCACGTTGATCGTCACCACGCTGCTGGTGGTGCTGCTGCAGCCGGTCGCACCCGCTCACGCGGCGACCACCACGGCACGTGACCTGCTCAACGCGGTGCCGACGGCGACCGAGGTCCGCACCGGCTACGACCGCGACCTGTTCAACCACTGGATCGACGCGAACGGCAACGGCTGCAACACCCGGGCCGAGGTGCTGATCGCCGAGTCCCAGGTCGCCGTCACGCGCACCGGCACCTGCACGGTCACCACCGGCCGCTGGTACTCGCCCTACGACCAGGCCACGTGGACGGCAGCGAGCGACGTCGACATCGACCACATGGTGCCCCTCGCGGAGGCGTGGGACTCCGGCGCGCGCAGCTGGACCTCGTCCCGGCGAACCTCGTTCGCCAACGACCTCGGGCTCGCGGACTCGCTGATCGCGGTGACCGACTCGGTCAACCAGTCCAAGGGCGACCAGGACCCCGCCCAGTGGATGCCCTCGAACACCTCCTACGCGTGCGCCTACGTCACGGCCTGGATTCGCGTGAAGTACCGGTGGAACCTGTCGGTCGACACGAGTGAGCGCGCCGCCCTGACGAGTCGGCTCAACAGCGGTGGGTGCGGTGACCGCACGATCGAGACGCCCCCGCGGGCCTGA
- a CDS encoding (4Fe-4S)-binding protein, whose translation MARKTYSGPVVGVSFDGDVCQHAAECVRGMPAVFDVDRRPWIDPGQADTESSAEALRQVIGRCPSGALEVVEH comes from the coding sequence ATGGCGCGCAAGACGTATTCCGGACCGGTCGTCGGGGTCTCGTTCGACGGCGACGTGTGCCAGCACGCTGCCGAGTGCGTCCGTGGCATGCCGGCGGTCTTCGACGTGGACCGGCGTCCGTGGATCGATCCCGGCCAGGCCGACACCGAGAGCTCCGCCGAGGCCCTGCGGCAGGTCATCGGTCGTTGCCCGTCCGGCGCGCTCGAGGTCGTCGAGCACTGA
- a CDS encoding GNAT family N-acetyltransferase, whose protein sequence is MTDIQVVNDPSHKRYRASVDGADAGFAEYILTDDLIVFTHTEVDRKFEGLGVGSALVRASLDEVRSEGKRKVLPLCPFYKGWIGRHREYVPIVYGVPESTVTD, encoded by the coding sequence ATGACCGACATCCAGGTCGTCAACGACCCCAGCCACAAGCGCTACCGAGCCAGCGTCGACGGTGCCGATGCCGGATTCGCCGAGTACATCCTCACCGACGACCTGATCGTCTTCACCCACACCGAGGTCGATCGGAAGTTCGAGGGCCTCGGCGTCGGGTCGGCCCTCGTCCGGGCCTCGCTCGACGAGGTCCGCAGCGAGGGGAAGCGGAAGGTCCTCCCGCTGTGCCCCTTCTACAAGGGATGGATCGGGCGGCACCGTGAGTACGTGCCGATCGTGTACGGCGTGCCCGAGTCGACCGTGACCGACTGA
- a CDS encoding nuclear transport factor 2 family protein, with translation MDQIESIVTAHLDAWNMAAGPQRAEAVAAVYAGDVFVGEPGAALRGHEGVAQAIDALQSQLPDTAISRSGPIQVAQDLVTYAWSLGPAGGPALATGRDVLLVRDDQVASLYVVIDAP, from the coding sequence ATGGACCAGATCGAGAGCATCGTCACCGCCCACCTCGACGCCTGGAACATGGCGGCGGGCCCACAGCGGGCCGAGGCCGTGGCGGCCGTGTACGCCGGCGACGTCTTCGTGGGCGAGCCCGGCGCGGCGCTGCGCGGACACGAGGGCGTGGCGCAGGCGATCGACGCCCTCCAGTCCCAGCTCCCCGACACCGCGATCAGCCGCAGCGGACCGATCCAGGTCGCCCAGGACCTGGTCACCTACGCGTGGTCGCTCGGCCCGGCAGGCGGGCCGGCCCTGGCCACCGGCCGCGACGTGCTCCTGGTCCGCGACGACCAGGTGGCCAGCCTCTACGTCGTCATCGACGCACCGTGA
- a CDS encoding MarR family winged helix-turn-helix transcriptional regulator has product MVDPHTPSDPEPLSAQEEAAWRALARAVLVIPRVLDADLTRSHGINRTEYAVLMNLSEAPGGSLRMSDLANYVAISVSGLTRVVMRLEREGRVERTRSTDDGRGQVATITPAGLECLRGAWPAHLEGVRRHVMDHLQVLDLEAFAEAMSAIAWPEIGPPPRAAGPADAS; this is encoded by the coding sequence ATGGTCGATCCGCACACGCCCTCGGATCCCGAGCCGTTGTCCGCGCAGGAGGAAGCGGCGTGGCGGGCCCTGGCACGGGCCGTGCTCGTCATCCCGCGCGTGCTCGACGCCGACCTGACGCGCTCCCACGGCATCAACCGCACGGAGTACGCGGTCCTGATGAACCTGTCCGAGGCCCCTGGTGGGTCGTTGCGGATGAGCGACCTGGCGAACTACGTCGCCATCTCGGTCAGCGGCCTCACCCGGGTGGTCATGCGGCTGGAGCGCGAGGGCCGTGTGGAGCGGACGCGGTCGACCGACGACGGCCGGGGGCAGGTCGCGACCATCACGCCGGCGGGCCTGGAGTGCTTGCGGGGAGCATGGCCGGCGCACCTCGAGGGCGTCCGCCGACACGTCATGGATCATCTGCAGGTCCTGGATCTCGAGGCCTTCGCCGAGGCGATGTCCGCGATCGCGTGGCCGGAGATCGGCCCGCCGCCGCGGGCCGCGGGCCCCGCGGATGCGTCGTAG
- a CDS encoding superoxide dismutase: MSSYSLPDLSYDYGALDPHISGKIMELHHSKHHATYVKGLNTALEKLEEARDSDNFGAIAGIEKNLAFNLGGHINHSIFWKNLSPEGGDKPTGDLAAALDENFGSFDKFRAHFEQTALTIQGSGWAILAWDSLGQKLLVVQLYDQQANIPATLIPITQLDMWEHAFYLDYLNVKGDYVKAFWNIVNWADAQERFTAATTGGQIIF, encoded by the coding sequence ATGAGCTCGTACAGCTTGCCCGATCTGTCGTACGACTACGGTGCCCTGGATCCGCACATCTCCGGCAAGATCATGGAGCTGCACCACTCCAAGCACCACGCCACCTACGTGAAGGGCCTGAACACGGCCCTCGAGAAGCTCGAGGAGGCGCGCGACTCCGACAACTTCGGAGCGATCGCCGGCATCGAGAAGAACCTGGCGTTCAACCTGGGTGGTCACATCAACCACTCGATCTTCTGGAAGAACCTGTCCCCCGAGGGCGGCGACAAGCCCACCGGCGACCTCGCGGCCGCGCTCGACGAGAACTTCGGTTCCTTCGACAAGTTCCGCGCGCACTTCGAGCAGACCGCGCTCACGATCCAGGGGTCCGGCTGGGCCATCCTCGCGTGGGACTCCCTCGGCCAGAAGCTGCTCGTCGTGCAGCTCTACGACCAGCAGGCCAACATCCCGGCCACGCTGATCCCCATCACCCAGCTCGACATGTGGGAGCACGCGTTCTACCTCGACTACCTCAACGTCAAGGGCGACTACGTCAAGGCGTTCTGGAACATCGTCAACTGGGCCGACGCCCAGGAACGCTTCACCGCAGCCACCACCGGCGGCCAGATCATCTTCTGA
- a CDS encoding MOSC domain-containing protein, with protein sequence MDVQIEALVVAPRHRMAGRPRDGLAPAVGPEHPTTAQVRAHLGIVGDRYFGTRSARASVTMIAAENIEDLERDLGDTLFGPTSFDPVLARRNLVVRGFDVDALVRCSFTLDAVHGPIRFRSLTPASPCAWMNEVYTPGAHQALRGRAGIRCEPLDDGRISVGPATITDIAPLALHELARPGGRAGEATRAPRP encoded by the coding sequence GTGGACGTGCAGATCGAGGCGCTCGTCGTGGCGCCCCGTCACCGGATGGCCGGCCGGCCGCGGGACGGCCTGGCACCGGCTGTCGGCCCCGAGCACCCCACCACCGCGCAGGTCCGCGCTCACCTCGGGATCGTCGGCGACCGGTACTTCGGCACCCGCTCGGCTCGGGCGTCCGTCACGATGATCGCGGCCGAGAACATCGAGGACCTCGAGCGCGACCTGGGCGACACGCTGTTCGGCCCCACCTCGTTCGATCCCGTGCTCGCGCGGCGCAACCTCGTGGTGCGGGGCTTCGACGTGGACGCGCTCGTGCGGTGCAGCTTCACTTTGGACGCTGTCCACGGCCCGATCCGGTTCCGGTCGCTCACCCCCGCCAGTCCGTGTGCCTGGATGAACGAGGTCTACACCCCCGGCGCGCACCAGGCGCTGCGCGGACGCGCCGGCATCCGGTGCGAGCCCCTCGACGACGGCCGGATCTCGGTGGGACCGGCGACGATCACCGACATCGCGCCGCTGGCGTTGCACGAGCTCGCACGGCCGGGCGGTCGAGCCGGCGAGGCGACCCGGGCTCCGCGGCCCTGA
- a CDS encoding DUF1295 domain-containing protein, protein MSLDTKNLARVTGASAAVVTALQAGTAVLALRAGRRDYADGVWGPGLAAVAVTSAVVGRGNPVRRWALAGVTTAWAVRLERLMADRLASTDEEDERYTEFLEGDSTPVVLAKVFGTQALAQLAVSAPLQVAAASELPRGARKWLFPAGLAVMVAGGIVEAVADRQKAAFMARKKQAKQDGPDDDVPEELEILDSGLWGWSRHPNYFGDSVVWDGAFIAAAASPPAAWTFPAPIAMSYFLIFATGAKRTEKRMQERPGYRDYQRRVAFFLPRPPRKG, encoded by the coding sequence ATGAGCCTCGACACGAAGAACCTCGCCCGCGTCACCGGCGCCTCCGCCGCGGTCGTGACGGCCCTGCAGGCCGGCACTGCCGTGCTCGCGCTGAGGGCGGGGCGCCGCGACTACGCCGACGGCGTCTGGGGTCCGGGACTCGCCGCGGTCGCGGTGACCAGCGCCGTGGTCGGGCGGGGAAACCCGGTGCGGCGCTGGGCGTTGGCGGGGGTCACCACCGCGTGGGCCGTCCGGCTGGAGCGCCTCATGGCCGACCGCCTGGCGAGCACCGACGAGGAGGACGAGCGGTACACCGAGTTCCTCGAGGGTGACTCGACCCCGGTCGTGCTCGCGAAGGTCTTCGGCACCCAGGCGCTCGCCCAGCTCGCGGTGTCGGCGCCGCTGCAGGTCGCCGCCGCCAGCGAGCTCCCACGGGGTGCACGGAAGTGGCTGTTCCCCGCCGGCCTGGCCGTCATGGTGGCGGGCGGGATCGTCGAGGCCGTCGCCGACCGGCAGAAGGCGGCCTTCATGGCGCGCAAGAAGCAGGCCAAGCAGGACGGCCCTGACGACGACGTACCCGAGGAGCTCGAGATCCTCGACTCGGGCCTGTGGGGCTGGTCCCGCCATCCCAACTACTTCGGCGACTCCGTCGTCTGGGACGGCGCGTTCATCGCTGCAGCCGCCTCCCCGCCAGCCGCGTGGACCTTCCCCGCCCCGATCGCGATGTCGTACTTCCTGATCTTCGCCACCGGCGCGAAGCGCACCGAGAAGCGCATGCAGGAGCGGCCCGGCTACCGCGACTACCAGCGCCGGGTCGCGTTCTTCCTGCCTCGGCCACCGCGGAAGGGCTGA
- a CDS encoding SpoIIE family protein phosphatase, translated as MTETVENGTEAMGLARAGLRTVLGDAPLAVLVVDLGSGEVVHANDVATQLAPAAQLPARLDDWGRSAGLRDPSGVELEDTAHPLSRLLRAEGVPGQPVTAHRRSEMGESRDPLWLIGIPMAGAPVLESHALVVLLSVEETGHVEGGVVADGVVAAEAIAHQEAQLRQRAVLATGLSFTVADAREPDCPLVWVNPAFTAATGYEFDEAVGRNCRFLQGEATDRDEIARVRAAIQAREAVVATVLNYRKDGLAFWNQVTITPISDADGVVTHFVGVQTDVSGRVFADLERDRALAAERAARADAEVAQARLALLAEATEAVADELEESDARGRLLDLIVPDLADSAALFHLDQRGNVTDHLSRHRDEAMAEATDRLAGEIRSLTPPGGLVRALLGAETIRLIGDVGSPEGRDVARGFVTDRRYLQRFETTLGVDSAIIVGLTGRDSIRDVLVLNRTADRPAFTQDDATLARELGRRTGLILENLRLYVTQSRIARTLQRSLLPVLPELDWLDVDARYLASSDDAEIGGDFYDLFEYPDGGVGVAVGDVEGHDIYAAAAMGQLKGLLRATALTQRAMPAAILEQVDRLVSHTTTLASRPPGAPGTGPALDDGDEPEDFSRLATLSFAHLEPPRASAIRFPSASAGSSTADSFLVGAGDGLDPVATDHPGSTGRLSRIGLGDAAQEVGRSTDRGPTWTLTLSSAGHPPPLTRLPTGEVVFLDPPFAQGPLLGLGLTRRRHDATFLLPAGSVVLFYTDGLIERASDRGDEAEQRLIRAAAGAPDGLGEFVDHVLAELVGERSTPGGNTDDVVVLALCLHEEPDDS; from the coding sequence GTGACGGAGACGGTGGAGAACGGGACCGAGGCGATGGGCCTCGCCCGTGCCGGACTGCGGACCGTGCTGGGCGATGCCCCGCTGGCCGTCCTGGTGGTCGACCTCGGATCTGGCGAGGTCGTGCACGCCAACGACGTCGCGACCCAGCTCGCCCCGGCGGCGCAGCTGCCGGCGCGCCTCGACGACTGGGGGCGCTCCGCCGGCCTGCGCGACCCCTCGGGAGTCGAGCTCGAGGACACCGCCCACCCGCTCAGCCGGCTGCTGCGTGCCGAGGGTGTGCCCGGGCAGCCGGTCACCGCCCACCGGCGCAGCGAGATGGGCGAGTCGCGCGACCCCCTGTGGCTGATCGGCATCCCCATGGCGGGCGCTCCGGTCTTGGAGTCGCACGCGCTGGTGGTCCTGCTCTCGGTCGAGGAGACGGGGCATGTCGAGGGAGGGGTCGTCGCGGACGGGGTCGTCGCGGCCGAGGCGATCGCCCACCAGGAGGCCCAGCTACGCCAGCGGGCCGTGCTGGCGACCGGCCTGTCGTTCACGGTGGCCGACGCCCGCGAGCCCGACTGCCCGCTGGTGTGGGTCAACCCGGCCTTCACCGCGGCGACCGGCTACGAGTTCGACGAGGCCGTGGGCCGCAACTGCCGCTTCCTCCAGGGCGAGGCCACCGACCGCGACGAGATCGCGCGTGTCCGCGCCGCGATCCAGGCCCGCGAGGCCGTCGTGGCGACGGTGCTGAACTACCGCAAGGACGGGCTGGCGTTCTGGAACCAGGTCACGATCACGCCGATCAGCGACGCCGACGGAGTCGTGACGCACTTCGTCGGCGTGCAGACCGACGTGAGTGGGCGGGTATTCGCCGACCTGGAGCGCGACCGCGCCCTGGCGGCCGAGCGCGCGGCCCGGGCCGACGCGGAGGTGGCGCAGGCTCGCCTGGCCCTGCTGGCCGAGGCCACCGAGGCGGTGGCCGACGAGCTCGAGGAGTCCGACGCGCGCGGGCGCCTGCTCGACCTCATCGTGCCCGACCTCGCGGACTCCGCCGCGCTGTTCCACCTCGACCAGCGGGGCAACGTCACCGACCACCTGAGCCGCCACCGCGACGAGGCGATGGCGGAGGCGACCGACCGGCTGGCGGGCGAGATCCGCTCGCTGACGCCGCCCGGCGGGCTCGTGCGCGCGCTGCTCGGCGCCGAGACGATCCGGCTCATCGGCGACGTCGGGTCGCCGGAGGGTCGCGACGTGGCCCGCGGCTTCGTCACCGACCGTCGCTACCTGCAGCGCTTCGAGACGACCCTTGGGGTCGACTCCGCGATCATCGTCGGTCTGACCGGCCGCGACTCGATCCGTGACGTGCTCGTCCTGAACCGCACCGCCGACCGGCCCGCGTTCACCCAGGACGACGCCACCCTCGCCCGCGAGCTCGGGCGCCGGACCGGGCTGATCCTGGAGAACCTGCGGCTCTACGTGACCCAGTCACGCATCGCGCGGACCCTGCAGCGCAGCCTGCTGCCGGTCCTGCCCGAGCTCGACTGGCTCGACGTCGACGCGCGCTACCTGGCGAGCTCCGACGACGCCGAGATCGGCGGCGACTTCTACGACCTGTTCGAGTACCCGGACGGCGGCGTCGGCGTGGCCGTGGGCGACGTCGAGGGGCACGACATCTACGCCGCCGCAGCGATGGGTCAGCTCAAGGGCCTCCTGCGCGCCACGGCCCTGACGCAGCGCGCCATGCCCGCCGCGATCCTCGAGCAGGTCGACCGCCTGGTCTCGCACACGACCACGCTGGCTTCGCGACCCCCCGGCGCCCCGGGGACCGGGCCCGCCCTCGACGACGGCGACGAGCCCGAGGACTTCTCGCGTCTCGCGACCCTCTCGTTCGCCCACCTGGAGCCGCCGCGTGCGTCGGCGATCCGGTTCCCGTCCGCCTCGGCGGGCTCGTCCACGGCCGACTCGTTCCTCGTCGGGGCCGGCGACGGGTTGGACCCGGTCGCGACCGACCATCCGGGGTCGACGGGTCGCCTCTCGCGGATCGGGCTGGGCGACGCCGCGCAGGAGGTCGGCCGGAGCACCGACCGCGGACCCACCTGGACGCTGACGCTCTCATCGGCGGGCCACCCGCCACCGCTGACCCGGCTCCCCACGGGCGAGGTCGTCTTCCTCGACCCGCCGTTCGCCCAGGGGCCCCTGCTGGGTCTCGGGCTCACCCGCCGTCGGCACGACGCCACGTTCCTGCTGCCGGCCGGTTCGGTCGTCCTCTTCTACACCGACGGACTCATCGAGCGCGCCAGCGACCGCGGTGACGAGGCCGAGCAGCGGCTCATCCGAGCGGCCGCAGGCGCCCCAGACGGCCTGGGCGAGTTCGTCGACCACGTCCTGGCCGAGCTCGTCGGCGAGCGATCCACCCCCGGTGGCAACACCGACGACGTCGTCGTGCTCGCCCTCTGCCTGCACGAGGAGCCGGACGACTCCTGA
- a CDS encoding helix-turn-helix domain-containing protein — protein MGTGTEAGAGLPPAVVASMRAVAADLSVHVTVHADAMLAFIVERIPEAGADDELRGLTLGSCSSNLEAALSMIRHGIDVGAATAPVTALEHARAMATRGYSVDVMLRFYRIGHAYFSERVLPQIVGLVPDPALALPVVADLQRYAFAYVDRVSSEVAAEYVAELERIQNRARAARTDAVRALVEGDDVDLRRAEQTLSHRLTPWQTAFVCWTGREDVDLLRLGGAVGAVLGSRHPLLVPDGVQALWGWVATPVAPDLADLLGGLGDVVPGSIQVSIGTPASGASGFRASHQQAQRARRVVELSGRGAAVTTYAEIALADAMSVDLDLARSFVAAELGALAVDGRREEQERQVLLAVLDAQGGLAAAAEALGVHRNTVLQRLRRAEERRSRPATERVAELHAALRLVQALGPAVLAPDPDHS, from the coding sequence ATGGGCACGGGCACCGAGGCAGGAGCAGGTCTGCCGCCTGCGGTGGTCGCGTCGATGCGCGCCGTGGCGGCCGATCTCTCCGTGCACGTCACGGTGCACGCCGACGCGATGCTCGCCTTCATCGTCGAGCGGATCCCGGAGGCGGGGGCCGACGACGAGCTGCGCGGACTGACCCTGGGCTCGTGCTCGTCGAACCTCGAGGCGGCGCTGTCGATGATCCGGCACGGGATCGACGTCGGCGCCGCGACCGCACCCGTGACCGCGCTCGAGCACGCCCGCGCCATGGCGACCCGCGGCTACAGCGTCGACGTGATGCTGCGCTTCTACCGCATCGGCCACGCCTACTTCAGCGAACGCGTCCTGCCGCAGATCGTCGGCCTCGTGCCCGACCCGGCCCTGGCGCTGCCGGTGGTTGCCGACCTCCAGCGCTACGCGTTCGCCTACGTCGACCGGGTCTCCAGCGAGGTCGCGGCCGAGTACGTGGCCGAGCTGGAGCGGATCCAGAACCGCGCTCGTGCGGCCCGGACCGATGCCGTGCGCGCGCTGGTCGAGGGGGACGACGTCGACCTCCGTCGCGCGGAGCAGACGCTGTCGCACCGGCTCACGCCATGGCAGACGGCCTTCGTGTGCTGGACCGGGCGTGAGGACGTCGATCTCCTGCGCCTCGGCGGTGCCGTGGGCGCCGTCCTGGGGTCGCGGCACCCGCTGCTCGTGCCCGACGGGGTGCAGGCCCTGTGGGGCTGGGTCGCCACGCCGGTCGCGCCGGACCTCGCCGATCTCCTGGGGGGCCTCGGTGACGTGGTCCCGGGGTCGATCCAGGTCTCGATCGGGACGCCGGCATCGGGCGCCAGCGGTTTCCGGGCCTCGCACCAGCAGGCGCAGCGGGCGCGTCGCGTGGTCGAGCTCTCCGGTCGGGGAGCGGCCGTGACGACCTACGCGGAGATCGCGCTGGCCGACGCGATGAGCGTCGACCTGGACCTCGCGCGCTCCTTCGTCGCCGCGGAGCTCGGCGCGCTGGCGGTCGACGGGAGGCGCGAGGAGCAGGAGCGGCAGGTCCTCCTGGCGGTGCTCGACGCACAGGGTGGTCTCGCCGCGGCCGCCGAGGCGCTGGGGGTGCACCGGAACACGGTCCTGCAGCGGCTCCGGCGCGCCGAGGAGCGCCGATCCCGCCCGGCGACGGAGCGGGTGGCCGAGCTCCACGCGGCCCTGCGGCTGGTGCAGGCGCTGGGGCCGGCGGTCCTCGCGCCGGACCCCGATCACTCCTGA